The stretch of DNA TGGATTGAACGTTCAGCGTGAACCAGAAAATATTGTTCCATCAGCACAAGCACCTTGATGGCTTGATGTAGTTCCGTCCAGACTCGCAGCGACCGCGAGAGGGCCAGGCGCCCCGGCGAGGTGTGATAAGCGGAGAGCCCCCGGACTCTGCAGCGAGCTTGCCAGCCTTGGGGTCGAGCTTCGGCTCCATTTTGACAGCAGCATCGCGCGGACGTGAttcagcggcggcggccaggtggcggcggcagcggcgtcgATTTGCCTGAAGCTGCAAGGACAGAGAGAAAGGGGAACAACCATCCCAGCTCCCAAGAGACGAAAGGAAAGAAGCTGGGCCTTATCTTGGGCCCGTATGTACACAACATGGATGGAGAAAATAGGAGAATCGTTGGATTTAAGATGGACGTGCGCACCGCAGACTGCAGTACTGCAGTACTCATGATGCTCGGGTGGGCATGAGCATGTGGATGAAAGCAATCTGCGTGGTGGTCTTGTTGTAGCCCCTTCATACGGCCATCCGTAGATAAACCTTTACCATTAAAATATATTTCGCATAAAAAATATTTGTTTTAGGGGCATTGTATATTCCATTTAATATGATCTAGGGCTTCCATTCCCCTTGCTATTTCTCTAAAAATCTGAAAAATTAATATTATTACAATAATGAACCTTGAGGTCAAGATGTAGGCTACAAATTGAGGATACATCTCCGAACATGGAAAGAAAAGCACCATTAGAGTTTGATACCAGAGTTGTGGTGGCCTCATGGGACTACACCTCCAGGTTCAAATTCTACTATAATACTATATATATCCACCTAATAAGACGAGTATTTTTACTTCCTTCACAAAAAAAAGAGCAAAAATATTTAAAAGGAGAATGTTTAAAAAAACTTAAGATACAAGATTTTACATTATCATAAAAAATCTAGGCAATGAAGTACATTATCATAAATAGTCTAGTTGTGCAATTCTTCTGAACACTTGGGTAGTGCTTATGGGTTTCAAACGAGAACGACAAGGAAGCTGGATCGGATACATGCTTCGATCTTGAAGCCGCTGGAAGAACAAACAACAAACTGGGCCGGGGCTGATCATAAAGAAGAGAGCATAAGATGAATTATACAACAGCGACCCCGTTATCAGTAGCGCCAACGTCACCTTCTTCGGTAGGATCAGTCACCATGGTAGCGGTGTTGTTAGAGAAGACGGCATGCTCCATCGCCTTCCCAGCGAATCTAATTGTTGCTCTGGCTAACTCGTTGCGAATAACTGACGACAGTCCGGTGCCTTGCGAAGCGCCAGGAGCTGGGGGAGTGATCGGTGCCTCCGCGGATACCTGAGGCGCCGGAATAGGGTATTGTAGAGTGTCATTCATCGGCACCGATAGGGGCAGCTGGACTTGCGGTTGGCCCATCACCACCCCGagcggccgcggcggctgcTCGCCTGGTTCTTGGGGTGCGCACGCCGCTGCCGCCAGTGCGGCGCCCGCGGGGAGCGCCTGAGGAAGGAACTGCTGGTTCGGTGCCTGGGATCCATTGTCTTGAGCAGAAGGAGGAGGAGCCTGTAGGTTCTGTGGTGCTTGTCCGTTCCCTTGTGGTTGTGGATGAGAAGCAGGAGCGACCTGTTGCACGTATGCCTGAGGTTTGGAAGGCTGCTGTGCCTTGCTCGCTGGTGGTAGCAGCGGGTGGCCCATCACGACCTCGTTCGACGGCGACTGCCCGACGGGCCTGTTCGGTGTTGTGCCGCCTACGGACGCTgccggcgtcgccgccgccgcctccaccggcCGCGTACGCAGCATGATGAAGGAGGTGATGCcgagcgccgcggcggcgagggtgagcacgccgccgccggcgaagaTGCCGTCCTTGAGGTAGGGGCAGAACGGCGCGGCGGCCACCCGCACCACGTTGGCGTTCCACGACGCTCCTACGATGAGCAGCGCCCACGCGATCACCGCGGCTATCCTGCTCGCAGAAAGCGTACGTACTAGCTCGATCATTTTGCTCATACAAACATACAATATGTTCACGACGCCAAAGGGAGTAGTGCGCACGGGCACACGGTGAGACGAGCTGCTGTCACTCACCACGAGGCGACGGCGCAGACGATGCCGACGATCCGCTTGGTCTCCGAAGGGATGGAGCGGGACTtgcagcagccgcagcagccGCCGACCGCCGTGGACGTGACCTGCGCCGCGAGCAGGAAGATGACGGCGCAgatccccagcccgagcgccgggTTCTGCGGGTAGATGCAGTCGTCGCCGTAAACCAGTATCGTGTAtggctgcatgcatgcatgaatcATGGTTCAAGTTCAGTTAAGCAGGCTTCAACAAGATCGATCATGCCGAAGGGCACACGATGGTCGAATAGGTTGGCTTCAACGCTTGAAATGAAACATATCAAAACAGAAACGAAAAAACAAGCAACTATATATGCATGCAGACAATGCAAGTAGCGCTTACAGTGAGCTTTGTCCCCTCAGCCGAGAACCCCAAGATGGCACTCAGCACCCCTAGAGACCCGACCACTGCGCACACGATGATCGTCGTCCTGTCCATTTTTATCGCCATTTCTCGcatctcctcttcttcctcggcAAAGGCGAGAGCGCGAGATGTCCGCCGGAGGCGTGGCGTAATTAGCTTTCCGCCTCTAGCTCAGCGAGTCGAGCTACGTTTATATAGGCGCTGCACACGCTTGCAGAGTTGCAGTTTCGCTGTGAGCTAGATCTGCTCGGGTAGATAGGGACGAGCTTAAGTCAAATGATCGTTTAAGAAGCGGTGATGGGGAGACAGGAGAGTAATTTATCAGCAAATCAGCCCATCATGTTCTGGGCATGCTCGCATGGAAATTCTTCGAACCAGTGTGCTAGCTTAAAAGATGGTTTAAGGTTACTTTCAGAACAGGACGCTGCTGCAAAACGATTTGTTTCTGTGTTTATCAAAGTACTACCATAGTGTTCCTCCAAACAGCATCGAATAATAGCAGCGCATTTTCTCTGCACCACTGTCGTACGTCATGTAGTTGACTTGACCTGCCACGTCAATCGTGGAGTGAACGGCGCCTATCACAATATAGCGCGTATAGACTTCACCATGCATGCGTGGTGAGTCTTTCGGAGATCCCACGCGTGAGATCGGATCCACTGGGACGCGGGACAACCGCGAGAAACGACGGCGCACACAGTCGACGGTGGTCCCGGCCGGTACGCGAAGACTTGGGGCCGTCAACCATTGCGGCCAGGGGGCCACCGTACCCTCGCAAGTCGTAGCCTCGCGACGCGTGAGAAGGAAAGCATTGACCGTCAGAGCAGAGCAAACTGCAGGCTGTGGCTGGGGCCAGCAGGCGAGCAGCCATCTCTGAATCTCAAATGCACT from Panicum hallii strain FIL2 chromosome 3, PHallii_v3.1, whole genome shotgun sequence encodes:
- the LOC112887735 gene encoding cAMP-regulated phosphoprotein 21-like, whose translation is MREMAIKMDRTTIIVCAVVGSLGVLSAILGFSAEGTKLTPYTILVYGDDCIYPQNPALGLGICAVIFLLAAQVTSTAVGGCCGCCKSRSIPSETKRIVGIVCAVASWIAAVIAWALLIVGASWNANVVRVAAAPFCPYLKDGIFAGGGVLTLAAAALGITSFIMLRTRPVEAAAATPAASVGGTTPNRPVGQSPSNEVVMGHPLLPPASKAQQPSKPQAYVQQVAPASHPQPQGNGQAPQNLQAPPPSAQDNGSQAPNQQFLPQALPAGAALAAAACAPQEPGEQPPRPLGVVMGQPQVQLPLSVPMNDTLQYPIPAPQVSAEAPITPPAPGASQGTGLSSVIRNELARATIRFAGKAMEHAVFSNNTATMVTDPTEEGDVGATDNGVAVV